GCCTCGCGCGCCGCGCGCTTCGCCACCGCCGGCCGCTGGCTCGGCGCGCGCAGCTCCGGCGGCAGGCGCAGCCCGTCCGCGGCCGCGCGCCGCAGCGCGGTGCCGATCGCGGCGTACTGCGCGTCGGGCACGCCGCGCGCGCGCGAGCGCTCCGGGTACCGCTCGATGTGCGCCGCGGGGTTCGTGTGCGCCGGCCGGAGCTCCTCGCGCTCGGCGTACGCGAACATCGCATGCAGCACCGTCAGCACGCGGTTCGCCATGTACGGCCGGTCGCCGAGCTCGTGGTGCAGCTGCGCGACGTCGCGGCGCGTGACGTCCTGCAGCTTCCGCGCGCCGAGCTTGGGCGCGATGAGCCGCTCGACGATGTCGGTGAACTGCGCGATCGTGCGCGCACGCTTCCCCTTCCGCGCGCGGTCCTCGAGGTAGCGTGTCGCGAGGTCGCGCACCGTCGGCGCGAGCCGCTCGGCGCGCGCCTCCACCTTCGCCGCCTTCGCGCGCGTGGCGGGATCGCGCACGGCCGGATCGCGCCGCGCCGCCACCGCGGCGGCGTACGCGTCGCGCGCGGCCGCGCGCGCCTGGTCAACCGTCATCGGCCCGAACTCGCCGAGCGTGAGGCGCCGCGTGCGGCCGCCGACGTCGTCGTACTGGAAGACGAACGTCTTCCGCCCGCTCGGCCGCACGCGGAGGCCGAAGCCCTTCACGGCGCCGTCGCCGCCGTCCCACAG
This region of Gemmatirosa kalamazoonensis genomic DNA includes:
- a CDS encoding tyrosine-type recombinase/integrase, yielding MPTLARPLTKRTIDATAPQPSRDVFLWDGGDGAVKGFGLRVRPSGRKTFVFQYDDVGGRTRRLTLGEFGPMTVDQARAAARDAYAAAVAARRDPAVRDPATRAKAAKVEARAERLAPTVRDLATRYLEDRARKGKRARTIAQFTDIVERLIAPKLGARKLQDVTRRDVAQLHHELGDRPYMANRVLTVLHAMFAYAEREELRPAHTNPAAHIERYPERSRARGVPDAQYAAIGTALRRAAADGLRLPPELRAPSQRPAVAKRAAREAAGLKVRPVRPTPWDPRLVALFRFLALSGWRESEARALRWADVDLARGVATLQETKSGKSVRPLGAAAIAVLRGLEADAGSPYVFPGARPVTPARPARPRSRPGTEWAIVRHAAGLGMAKDGALTLHGLRHGFTTVARGLGYGDHVIAVLIGHTVGSTMTSRYGAVPDVLVRKAADDVAREIAALLDADLTPAKVLPITRREA